CTTTCGTCGTTGCTGTAATAATTCATGACAGCTTCTTTGGGAGCGCCACTGGTCTCTACGATTTCCTCGAGTTTATCTTTGATTTCGTCTTCTTCGACCTTGAGGTTTTCCTGCAGTGCGATCGCTTCCAGAATCAGGCTCGCCTTGACTTGCTTGGCGGCAACCTCGCGATAAATCTGCCTGAAGGATTCGGCGTTGATGCCCATATCCTCAAGGCGCATGCCCTGGGCCTGCATCCGATTCTGCAGGTTTTTCAGCATGTAGTCGATCTGCGAATCGATCATACCCTCCGGCACTTCAAACTCATTGGCTTCAATCAGGGCATCGGTCATACGCTCGCGAAAATCCTTCTCGATGCGATCGCGCTCCTGCCCTTCAATGGACTCACGAATCTTGATTTTAAGATCCTCGACAGATTCCAGCCCGGCTTCCTTGGCGAATTCTTCGTCCAACGCCGGCAACACACGTTCTTTGATCTGATTCAGGCGAACCTTGAACACGGCAGGCTTACCGGCCAGTTCCTCGTTGCCATAATCTTCGGGGAAGGCAACCTCGATATCTTTATCCTGCCCACATTCCATCCCGACAACCTGGTCTTCGAAACCAGGGATAAAGCTATTGGAACCGAGTTCGAGTTCGTGCCCTTCAGCTTTGCCACCGGCAAACGCTTCGCCATCTACAAAACCTTCAAAATCGATGACGGCAATATCTCCCGCCTGGGCCACTTCACGCTCGGACACTTCCACCTTGGCCCGGCTTTTAAGCATATCCTGCAGACGATCCTCGACATCCTGGTCTTCAACGGCAAAATTTTCCTTTTTAAGGTCAAGACCTATATAGTCTTTTGCCTCCACGTCGGGACGAACTTCCACTTCGGCCTCGTAGGTAAAGGCCTGACCGGGCTTCAATGGACCGTTATCTACAACTTCCGGTGCGGAAACGGCATTAATTTTTTCGTCTACAAGGGCTTTAAAAAAGGTCTCATTCACCAACCGTTCAAAAACCTGCCCTTCAACGTGTCCGGCGTACTGACGCTCAAGAACGCTCCGAGGCACTTTACCTTTGCGGAACCCGGGAATCTTGGCGGTTTTGGACAACTTTTTGTATTCGTTGCTGAACTCGGTATCAACAGCTTCGACAGAAATTTCAAAAGACAGCTTCTTTTTAATGCTGCTGATATCTTCAACTTTAACGTTCATTGATTGTCACCTCACTGAAAATAAGACTTATTGTAATTTATAAGTGCCGGACATCTGACGCAAAGTCGCACAGCGACATGTGCGATTCCCGCCCCGCTAGATTCATATAGGGGGCGGTTCCGGAGTGAATGGTGCGAGAGGGGGGAGTCGAACCCCCACGGTTGCCCGCTGGATCCTAAATCCAGTGCGTCTGCCAATTCCGCCACTCTCGCAATAAAGGATAAGTACAGTTATGCCGCAAAGCCGACCGCCCTACAGAGGTCAACTTAATATATATGCGGTCATTAAAACAAAAAGCCCGTCAGTCGTCAACCGGGCCGGAAACCTATCAAGGTTCGGCGCCATGGTCTACGGTAGACGGGCGTAGTAGATAAATGGGGTGAGTGAAGGGGTTCGAACCCTCGACAACTGGAGCCACAATCCAGTGCTCTACCAACTGAGCTACACCCACCATGAAAGCGGCGGCATTTTACTTAACCGTCACATTGTTTGTCAATCTTTTTTTCCGTTCCAACCCTGGCTTAAGGCCCCGCCGTTTCCTTAGATCCAGCCTGGCGGAAATCCAACTCTTTTGTCACCACATCACGTGGCGCCACGATCAGAGGACAGGAATATATCCAACGAAGTCCGGCAAGTCAACAAAAAACATACAGACAAATCGACCCGTCAGCTCACCTTTGTTGCACCGCCCCCCTACACGCCCCGCAAACGCCCAGATAAACGGCTTTGCCGACCCCGGATCCGCACAACCTTCTTATCATCCGTACAAGCCAAACCGCGAAGGCAGAGGGACACCTGGAAGAACCATTCTCATTTAAAAATTCAGCAGCATCTGCGGCAGCGACAACCCGGCCTGGCGAAACACGACCTTAAACAGGAGAATTTCCTTGATAATATCGGTACCGGTTCCTATAATTCACCATTTACAGCTAACCCATGGGTAGGAAACGGGATGTCCTTTTTCATAAGCCTTGAAGGCATTGAAGGAAGCGGAAAAACTACGCAGATCAAACGCTTGGCCGACCGGCTTGAAAGCCTGGGCCATGCGGTACTGATCACGCGCGAACCCGGCGGCTGCCCTATCGCGGATCAGATCCGACAGATTCTGCTTCATCCCGATAACGGCCACCTGGACCCGAAAGCCGAATTGCTTCTATACGCCGCGGCACGTGCACAACATGTGGCCGAGGTTATTCGCCCTGCCCTGGACCAAGGCAAGATCGTTCTGTGCGACCGTTATTGCGATGCAACACTCGCCTATCAGGGGTACGCCCGTGGCCTGGATCTGCCTATGGTCAAACAGCTCAACGAGCTGGCCGCCGGGAATTGCCGGCCTCACTTGACTTTGTTGCTGGACATGCCCCACGACCGTGGCCTGCTACGTGCCCGCAGCCGGAATGCCCTGGGCGCAGGACCTGAAGAAGGACGCTTCGAGCAGGAATCCCTGGCTTTTCACAACAAAGTGCGCCAGGGTTATCTCGACCTGGCCCGCCAGGAACCGCAGCGCATCAAAGTTGTCGATGCCAATGGTACTCTCGACGAGGTGTGCCACCGTATCTGGCTCACAACCTCCAACGCGCTCAACCTCCCGGGGGGAATGTAATGTTTTCCCGAGTGCTTGGGCATCAAAGACAAAAAGACCTGCTGGAAAAGGCGGTATCCTCCAAACGCCTGCCCCACGCCTACCTTTTCGAAGGGCCCGAAGGTATCGGCAAACGCCTGGTCGCACTGGCACTGACCAAGATACTGTTTTGCGCCAACGGCAACAGTTGTGGAGATTGTCCCGCCTGCCACAAAGTTGACCATCACAATCATCCGGACCTGCATCAGCTCGGTCCGGATGGTAGCTCTATCAAGATAGAACAGATACGGGCGCTTCAAAAAGAGCTCTCTTACCGTCCCCTTGAAGCCCCCTATAAAGTAAGCATTATCGATGGCGCGGAAAAAATGAACCCGGCAGCTGCCAATGCTTTACTGAAAACCCTCGAAGAGCCGCGAAGTCAGACCCTGTTGATCCTTCTCACGCCGGCTCCCGACGCTGTCCTGCCAACCATTCGGTCGCGCTGTCAGCGACTGCCGTTCTCCCGCATCCCTCGGGAGCGCCTGCAGGAAGTGTTGGTCGAACAGTTGAATATTGAAGATGCCCAAGCGCACATTCTCGCCACCTTATCCGAGGGCAGCTTCAAAAAGGCCCTGGGGAAGGACAGGGAGTTGTATCTGCAACGCCGGAAGGAACTGCTGAAGAACCTGACCGCTCTGAGTTCGGGAAGCATCATCCCCCTGTTAAACCTGGCGCAGAAATTCGCCGAGGAAAAAGACCTGCTGTTCGACATCCTGGAGATCATCCAGGCTTTCTATAGGGATCTGCTGCTACTCCAGCATGGTCGCCCCATGGATGATCTGGTCAATGTCGACATGCTTGAAACCCTGCAATCCGTATCCCGCAGGGAAAACGTTTCATCTTTGCTGGGTAAACTCGATGCCCTCATGACTTCACGGCGACACCTTGAAAGAAATGTCAACCGCCAACTGGCTATGGAAGTCCTGCTGTTGCGGCTTGTCGCCTGATCTTCATACAACCTTATCGACACGCTTCGCCAGGCGAAGCGGTGTCGCTTACTCAATTTGACAGGATTTATGACTAGAATCGTTTCCATAAAATTCCGAACGGCCGGAAAACACTATCATTTCAATGCCGGCGACCTCGAACTGAAGTCCGGACAGTCGGTCATCGTCGAAACCGACCGGGGCCGCGC
This DNA window, taken from Syntrophotalea carbinolica DSM 2380, encodes the following:
- the tmk gene encoding dTMP kinase, giving the protein MSFFISLEGIEGSGKTTQIKRLADRLESLGHAVLITREPGGCPIADQIRQILLHPDNGHLDPKAELLLYAAARAQHVAEVIRPALDQGKIVLCDRYCDATLAYQGYARGLDLPMVKQLNELAAGNCRPHLTLLLDMPHDRGLLRARSRNALGAGPEEGRFEQESLAFHNKVRQGYLDLARQEPQRIKVVDANGTLDEVCHRIWLTTSNALNLPGGM
- the holB gene encoding DNA polymerase III subunit delta', producing MFSRVLGHQRQKDLLEKAVSSKRLPHAYLFEGPEGIGKRLVALALTKILFCANGNSCGDCPACHKVDHHNHPDLHQLGPDGSSIKIEQIRALQKELSYRPLEAPYKVSIIDGAEKMNPAAANALLKTLEEPRSQTLLILLTPAPDAVLPTIRSRCQRLPFSRIPRERLQEVLVEQLNIEDAQAHILATLSEGSFKKALGKDRELYLQRRKELLKNLTALSSGSIIPLLNLAQKFAEEKDLLFDILEIIQAFYRDLLLLQHGRPMDDLVNVDMLETLQSVSRRENVSSLLGKLDALMTSRRHLERNVNRQLAMEVLLLRLVA
- the tig gene encoding trigger factor: MNVKVEDISSIKKKLSFEISVEAVDTEFSNEYKKLSKTAKIPGFRKGKVPRSVLERQYAGHVEGQVFERLVNETFFKALVDEKINAVSAPEVVDNGPLKPGQAFTYEAEVEVRPDVEAKDYIGLDLKKENFAVEDQDVEDRLQDMLKSRAKVEVSEREVAQAGDIAVIDFEGFVDGEAFAGGKAEGHELELGSNSFIPGFEDQVVGMECGQDKDIEVAFPEDYGNEELAGKPAVFKVRLNQIKERVLPALDEEFAKEAGLESVEDLKIKIRESIEGQERDRIEKDFRERMTDALIEANEFEVPEGMIDSQIDYMLKNLQNRMQAQGMRLEDMGINAESFRQIYREVAAKQVKASLILEAIALQENLKVEEDEIKDKLEEIVETSGAPKEAVMNYYSNDESRRGLVSQMAEEKVVAFLTGKAKIEMVDKEALENAKMTEE